In Abditibacteriota bacterium, a single window of DNA contains:
- a CDS encoding sugar O-acetyltransferase encodes MTEHEKMLAGKIYDPFSEGMAEERERAHLLCRRYNALAETDPEREQVLRELIPEAGEGVYLQGPIWFDFGVNTRIGRLSYANFNFTVLDEGRVEIGESVFIGPGVSLLTPIHPLRWQDRNSFFNSETGAVTNMERTGPIVIGDNCWIGGSVTVCGGVTIGEGCVIGAGAVVVRDIPANTFAAGVPCVPVREITEADSLLAHPELFADPRDMRHFR; translated from the coding sequence ATGACCGAACACGAAAAAATGCTGGCAGGCAAGATCTACGATCCCTTCAGCGAGGGAATGGCGGAGGAAAGGGAGAGGGCCCATCTCCTGTGCAGGCGCTACAACGCCCTGGCGGAGACGGACCCGGAGAGGGAGCAGGTCCTCAGAGAGCTGATACCGGAGGCGGGAGAGGGAGTGTATCTCCAGGGACCCATATGGTTTGACTTCGGAGTCAATACCAGGATAGGCCGCCTGAGCTACGCCAATTTCAACTTCACCGTGCTGGACGAGGGCCGGGTGGAGATAGGCGAGTCCGTGTTCATAGGGCCGGGCGTGTCCCTGCTGACGCCCATCCATCCCCTGCGCTGGCAGGACCGCAATTCGTTTTTCAACTCCGAGACCGGCGCGGTGACCAATATGGAGCGCACCGGCCCCATAGTCATAGGGGACAACTGCTGGATCGGGGGCTCCGTCACCGTCTGCGGCGGGGTCACCATAGGCGAAGGCTGCGTCATAGGAGCGGGGGCTGTGGTAGTCAGGGACATACCGGCAAACACCTTCGCGGCGGGGGTGCCCTGCGTCCCCGTCAGGGAGATCACCGAGGCGGACAGCCTCCTTGCGCACCCGGAATTATTCGCCGATCCACGGGATATGAGGCACTTCCGGTGA
- a CDS encoding FAD-dependent oxidoreductase, giving the protein MKTVIIGGVAGGAGCAARLRRLDGAREIVMLERGPYISYANCGLPYFAGDVIRQKSALLLMTPERMKERFDIDVRTNSEVTAIHRDRKTVTVKDLSSGTEYEEAYDDLVLATGSSPLRPPIPGIDSPRIRTLWTVTDSEEIKALVKEESVRRAAVIGGGFIGLEMAENLSRAGLAVSVIEAADQVMAPLDYEMAQLLHGELRDKGVDLRLGDPVASFEEAGGSVTVHMKSGASVTAELVILSIGVRPNSSLAREAGLEFNERGGVRVNDHMRTSDPSIYAVGDVAETEDFVFKTPAMVPLAGPANKQARILANVLAGREDRYEGTQGSSVARVFDLTAASTGANEKALKSRGLKKGGDYESLIITQNSHAGYYPGAEPMTIKLLFAPDTGRIYGAQIVGSGGVDKRIDVLATALRLGATVKDLKSLELAYAPPFSSAKDPVNMAGFVAENLLSGLARIADWDAPSARPEALLLDVREPAETQARPIPGSLQIPLGQLRTRLQELDRDREYIVFCAVGVRAYNAARILAHNGFDKVWVYPGGARFYLATHPELSREAPADPPAAAPEAAPAPAQTPAAAPSARLDCCGMQCPGPVMEVYRAMTALKDGETLEVTASDPGFAKDIVSWCRSTGNTLVSNEKKDGEYTAVIRKGAAPAADPEKAPDNKGKTIIVFDGDMDKVLAAFVIANGALAMGRPVTMFFTFWGLTALRKPESAPVKKDLMGRLFGMMLPKGAARLGLSKMNMAGMGSAMMRGVMKDKKIDSLEEMMQKAIQGGARLIACSMSMDVMGIRPEELIDGVEIGGVGAYLGAAEEADTNLFI; this is encoded by the coding sequence ATGAAGACTGTGATCATCGGAGGAGTGGCGGGCGGAGCCGGCTGCGCCGCCAGGCTGCGGAGGCTGGACGGCGCCCGCGAGATAGTGATGCTGGAGCGGGGACCCTACATTTCCTACGCCAACTGCGGACTCCCCTACTTTGCGGGAGACGTGATCAGGCAGAAGAGCGCCCTGCTCCTGATGACCCCGGAGCGGATGAAGGAGCGCTTTGACATAGACGTGCGGACAAACAGCGAGGTCACCGCCATCCACAGGGACAGAAAGACCGTGACGGTGAAGGACCTCTCCTCGGGAACCGAATACGAGGAAGCCTATGACGACCTGGTGCTCGCCACCGGCTCATCCCCCCTGAGACCTCCCATCCCGGGCATAGACAGCCCCCGGATCCGCACCCTGTGGACCGTGACCGACTCGGAGGAGATCAAGGCCCTGGTGAAGGAGGAGAGCGTCCGGAGGGCGGCGGTCATAGGAGGCGGCTTTATAGGCCTGGAAATGGCGGAAAACCTGAGCCGGGCGGGCCTGGCGGTGTCAGTCATCGAAGCCGCCGACCAGGTGATGGCCCCTCTGGACTACGAAATGGCCCAGCTGCTCCACGGGGAGCTGAGGGACAAGGGAGTGGACCTGCGTCTCGGGGACCCGGTGGCCTCATTTGAAGAAGCCGGTGGCAGCGTGACGGTGCATATGAAGAGCGGCGCCTCGGTGACCGCGGAGCTGGTGATACTCTCCATAGGCGTGCGGCCCAACAGCAGCCTGGCCCGGGAGGCCGGACTGGAATTCAACGAAAGAGGCGGCGTCAGGGTCAATGACCATATGAGGACCTCGGACCCCTCCATCTACGCCGTGGGAGACGTGGCGGAGACGGAGGACTTTGTGTTCAAGACCCCGGCCATGGTCCCTCTGGCAGGCCCCGCCAACAAGCAGGCCCGTATCCTGGCCAACGTCCTGGCGGGCCGGGAGGACCGCTACGAGGGCACCCAGGGCTCCTCGGTGGCCCGGGTGTTCGACCTCACAGCCGCTTCCACGGGAGCCAACGAAAAGGCCCTGAAAAGCCGGGGCCTCAAAAAAGGCGGGGACTACGAGAGCCTGATCATCACCCAGAACTCCCACGCGGGCTATTACCCGGGAGCGGAGCCCATGACCATCAAGCTCCTCTTTGCCCCGGACACGGGCAGGATATACGGAGCCCAGATAGTGGGCTCGGGAGGGGTGGACAAGCGTATAGACGTGCTGGCCACCGCCCTGAGGCTGGGAGCCACCGTGAAGGACCTGAAGAGCCTGGAGCTGGCCTACGCGCCCCCCTTCTCCTCCGCCAAGGACCCGGTGAACATGGCTGGCTTTGTGGCGGAAAATCTCCTCTCGGGACTGGCGCGGATAGCGGATTGGGACGCCCCCTCCGCCCGGCCCGAAGCCCTGCTGCTGGACGTGAGGGAGCCGGCGGAGACCCAGGCCCGGCCCATACCCGGCAGCCTGCAGATACCCCTGGGACAGCTGAGGACCCGGCTGCAGGAGCTGGACAGGGACAGGGAATACATAGTCTTTTGCGCCGTGGGCGTGCGGGCTTACAACGCCGCCCGCATACTGGCCCACAACGGCTTTGACAAGGTGTGGGTGTATCCCGGAGGCGCCCGCTTTTATCTGGCCACCCATCCCGAGCTTTCCCGGGAAGCTCCGGCAGACCCGCCGGCGGCGGCCCCAGAGGCAGCCCCGGCGCCGGCTCAGACCCCGGCGGCAGCCCCTTCCGCCCGGCTGGACTGCTGCGGCATGCAGTGCCCCGGCCCCGTGATGGAGGTCTATCGGGCCATGACCGCCCTGAAGGACGGAGAGACTCTGGAGGTCACCGCCTCCGACCCGGGCTTTGCGAAGGACATAGTCAGCTGGTGCAGGTCCACCGGCAACACCCTCGTCTCCAACGAGAAAAAGGACGGGGAATACACGGCGGTCATACGCAAGGGCGCGGCCCCGGCGGCAGACCCGGAAAAGGCTCCGGACAACAAGGGCAAGACCATCATAGTCTTTGACGGAGACATGGACAAGGTGCTGGCGGCCTTTGTCATAGCCAACGGCGCTCTGGCCATGGGACGGCCCGTGACCATGTTCTTCACCTTCTGGGGCCTCACGGCCCTCAGGAAGCCGGAGAGCGCGCCTGTCAAAAAAGACCTCATGGGACGGCTCTTCGGCATGATGCTCCCCAAGGGAGCCGCCCGGCTGGGCCTGTCCAAAATGAATATGGCCGGCATGGGCTCCGCCATGATGCGGGGCGTCATGAAGGACAAGAAGATAGACTCGCTGGAAGAGATGATGCAGAAGGCCATACAGGGCGGAGCCAGGCTCATAGCCTGCTCCATGAGCATGGACGTGATGGGCATCAGGCCCGAGGAGCTCATTGACGGAGTGGAGATAGGAGGCGTGGGCGCCTACCTGGGCGCCGCCGAGGAAGCCGATACCAACCTGTTCATCTGA